Proteins encoded together in one Miscanthus floridulus cultivar M001 chromosome 16, ASM1932011v1, whole genome shotgun sequence window:
- the LOC136512602 gene encoding AP2-like ethylene-responsive transcription factor SMOS1 translates to MASPNPDAAAGLQAVAVAGAGEGGSSSSLSAVAGAAAVSSGELVPRRALAVRKERVCTAKERISRMPPCAAGKRSSIYRGVTRHRWTGRYEAHLWDKSTWNQNQNKKGKQVYLGAYDDEEAAARAYDLAALKYWGAGTQINFPVSDYARDLEEMQMISKEDYLVSLRRKSSAFYRGLPKYRGLLRQLHNSRWDTSLGLGNDYMSLSCGKDIMLDGKFAGSFGLERKIDLTNYIRWWLPKKTRQSDTSKTEEIADEIQAIESSMQQTEPYKLPSLGLGSPSKPSSMGLSACSILSQSDAFKSFLEKSTKLSEECTLSKEIVQGKTVASVPATGYDTGAININMNELLVQRSTYSMAPVMPTPMKTTWSPADPSVDPLFWSNFVLPSSQPATMATITTTTTFAKNEVSSSDPFQSQE, encoded by the exons ATGGCCTCCCCCAACCCCGACGCGGCCGCGGGGCTGCAGGCCGTGGCTGTGGCGGGGGCAGGGGAGGGCGGCTCGTCCTCGTCGCTCAGCGCCGTTGCGGGGGCCGCGGCTGTGTCGTCCGGGGAGCTGGTGCCAAGGAGGGCGCTGGCGGTGCGGAAGGAGCGCGTGTGCACGGCCAAGGAGCGCATCAGCCGCATGCCTCCCTGTGCCGCGGGGAAGCGGAGCTCCATCTACCGCGGGGTCACCCG GCATAGGTGGACAGGTCGATATGAGGCTCACCTTTGGGACAAAAGCACGTGGAATCAGAATCAGAACAAAAAGGGGAAACAAG TATATTTAG GTGCATATGATGACGAAGAGGCTGCAGCAAGGGCCTATGACCTTGCTGCATTAAAATACTGGGGAGCTGGAACACAAATAAATTTTCCA GTCTCTGACTATGCAAGAGACCTTGAAGAGATGCAGATGATCTCCAAGGAGGACTATCTCGTCTCTCTTAGGAG AAAGAGCAGTGCCTTCTACAGGGGGTTACCAAAATATCGTGGGCTTCTTAG GCAACTTCATAATTCCAGATGGGATACCTCTTTGGGACTTGGCAATGACTACATGAGCCTTAGTTGTG GCAAGGATATCATGTTGGATGGGAAATTTGCAGGAAGCTTTGGGTTAGAGAGGAAAATTGATCTTACAAATTACATCCGGTGGTGGCTACCAAAGAAGACAAGGCAGTCAGATACATCTAAAACAGAAGAAATTGCTGACGAAATTCAAGCTATTGAAAGTTCAATGCAACAGACTGAACCCTATAAGTTGCCTTCTCTTGGCCTCGGTTCGCCATCAAAGCCCTCTTCAATGGGTTTATCAGCATGCAGCATATTATCTCAGTCTGATGCCTTTAAAAGCTTCTTGGAGAAGTCTACAAAATTATCTGAAGAATGTACTCTTAGCAAAGAAATTGTACAAGGAAAGACTGTTGCCTCAGTACCTGCTACTGGATATGATACAGGGGCAATTAATATTAACATGAATGAGTTGCTAGTGCAAAGATCTACTTACTCAATGGCCCCTGTTATGCCTACACCAATGAAGACTACCTGGAGCCCTGCTGATCCTTCCGTGGATCCACTTTTTTGGAGCAACTTTGTTTTACCATCAAGTCAACCTGCTACAATGGcgacaataacaacaacaacaacg TTTGCAAAGAATGAGGTAAGTTCAAGTGATCCATTCCAGAGCCAAGAGTGA